A section of the Phaseolus vulgaris cultivar G19833 chromosome 8, P. vulgaris v2.0, whole genome shotgun sequence genome encodes:
- the LOC137826114 gene encoding probable GPI-anchored adhesin-like protein PGA55 produces the protein MHFSLFSKSSFLHSHLTNKQTHKHIHTTEQGGTHSTLPSMADSTPYTKPHFPLSRIQPKPTNQGKSCSGFIIKALFLALFIIVLPLFPSQAPDFVSQTIVNKFWELLHLLFIGIAVTYGLFSRRNSELDTHVEIETTHSSADDNATVPSYVSKVFPVSTIFDDGYENGNANENPCGVDEKRMNMMMHCWNPQNFDGGAGVVCPNGGGTVGVFDEQYKTHLPISEDSFGYSSVGCDGNGTNVVQAWNSEYYHSEPVVVVAQPNYKTGECGEVVDYKPLGLPIRSLRSVARDVDSPKYANESDSSSGSRGSSRASDKSGDKEFGDLGPSNLEKQFNDAAAAGGASASPIPWRSRNWRMDREKIYGNVTLPAHFRPLSVDETKFEAPSFSSHNETKFEAPSFSSHNETKFEAPSFSSRNMYSSLDSISSNNVNVQEEEMRQLEASYVSASEKMNFQQENVGQMKTSFVSVSEIMNFLDEDMGTTKASYDPTSENTSFQKTDLRKKIFQGSSSRNRRMGIKGKYGAASFPSHFRPMSVDETQIDSLGSKSLQSVRPFSSHTRIYSSLDSISSDMDFQEEDMGQKTSHMHTTENMNFEEEDMGQKKTSYMQASENVNFQEEDMEQKPTSYVPVSENMNFQEVDMGKKNFQMFSRNGMVESKGKYVADSGPSHLRPMSVDEAQLELLSSRSLQSMGSFSSQSSLCSSLDSVSSENMNLVKEDLGEKKSSRGSSSSSPSSLTRRNGEASSQAFQAQGYTNGSSLPDDIKSSLNDLRGLNEIGGEDPPSNKESRMHPLQSDSEKPASLAKAPSRGKSVRTRRTSGLISGTMRIGETSSKQTDEKVEKNVNNVESVLKKDKMKSGEPDLPLKGVNKKTLDSYCPKPEIKFSNHRTRDKLEQTKDLSKQDSDIELENTWMSSDESGVPEFVNDSDLDSEVDKKASEFIAKFKAQIRLQKMGSIDRAKEQKIIGNKIR, from the coding sequence ATGCACTTTTCCTTGTTCTCAAAGTCTTCCTTTCTTCATTCCCATCtcacaaacaaacaaacacacAAACACATTCACACCACAGAGCAAGGGGGCACTCACTCTACTCTCCCGTCAATGGCGGATTCAACCCCTTACACCAAACCCCATTTCCCACTTTCACGGATCCAGCCAAAACCCACCAACCAAGGTAAGTCCTGCTCAGGTTTCATCATCAAAGCTCTCTTCTTGGCACTGTTTATCATTGTTCTCCCACTTTTTCCCTCTCAAGCCCCTGACTTTGTGAGCCAAACCATAGTCAACAAGTTCTGGGAGCTTCTCCACCTTCTCTTCATTGGCATTGCTGTCACTTATGGTTTGTTTAGTAGAAGAAATTCAGAACTTGACACACACGTAGAAATAGAAACTACTCACTCTAGTGCTGACGATAATGCCACTGTACCTAGTTATGTGTCTAAAGTGTTTCCTGTTTCCACTATTTTTGATGATGGGTATGAAAATGGAAATGCTAATGAAAATCCATGTGGGGTTGATGAGAAGAGGATGAACATGATGATGCATTGTTGGAATCCTCAGAACTTTGATGGGGGGGCAGGGGTTGTATGCCCCAATGGGGGTGGTACTGTTGGTGTTTTTGATGAGCAGTACAAAACCCATTTGCCAATTTCTGAAGATAGTTTTGGTTATTCTTCTGTTGGATGTGATGGGAATGGAACCAATGTAGTTCAAGCTTGGAATTCTGAGTACTATCATAGTGAGCCAGTGGTGGTTGTGGCCCAACCAAACTACAAAACTGGTGAGTGTGGTGAGGTTGTTGATTATAAACCTCTAGGGCTACCGATTCGCAGTTTAAGATCGGTTGCAAGAGATGTAGATAGTCCTAAATATGCCAATGAAAGTGACTCCAGTTCAGGTTCAAGGGGTTCTTCCAGGGCCTCAGATAAGAGCGGAGATAAGGAATTTGGAGATCTGGGACCTTCCAATTTGGAGAAACAATTTAATGATGCTGCTGCTGCTGGTGGTGCATCAGCTTCCCCAATTCCATGGCGTTCAAGGAATTGGAGGATGGATAGAGAAAAAATATATGGCAATGTTACCCTTCCTGCACATTTTAGGCCTCTTTCGGTTGATGAAACTAAATTTGAAGCACCATCTTTCTCTTCCCACAATGAAACTAAGTTTGAAGCACCATCTTTCTCTTCCCACAATGAAACTAAATTTgaagcaccatcattctcttcCCGCAATATGTATTCTTCCTTGGATTCAATTTCATCAAATAATGTGAACGTTCAAGAGGAAGAAATGAGGCAACTGGAAGCCTCCTATGTGTCTGCCTCAGAAAAGATGAATTTTCAACAGGAAAATGTAGGGCAAATGAAAACTTCCTTTGTGTCTGTTTCAGAAATTATGAATTTCCTAGACGAAGATATGGGTACAACGAAGGCTTCCTATGATCCTACTTCTGAAAATACAAGTTTTCAGAAGACAGATTTGCGAAAGAAGATTTTCCAAGGATCTTCATCAAGAAATAGAAGGATGGGAATTAAAGGAAAATATGGTGCTGCTTCTTTTCCTTCACATTTTAGGCCAATGTCTgttgatgaaactcaaattgACTCACTTGGTTCAAAATCTTTGCAGTCTGTGAGACCCTTCTCTTCCCACACAAGAATTTATTCTTCCTTGGATTCAATTTCATCAGACATGGACTTCCAGGAGGAAGATATGGGGCAGAAGACTTCCCATATGCATACTACAGAAAATATGAATTTTGAGGAGGAAGACATGGGACAAAAGAAGACGTCCTATATGCAAGCTTCAGAAAATGTGAATTTCCAAGAGGAAGATATGGAACAAAAGCCAACTTCCTACGTGCCTGTTTCAGAAAATATGAATTTCCAAGAGGTGGACATGGGAAAGAAGAATTTCCAGATGTTTTCTAGAAATGGCATGGTGGAATCTAAAGGAAAATATGTTGCTGATTCCGGTCCTTCACATTTAAGGCCAATGTCCGTTGATGAAGCTCAACTTGAATTGCTCAGCTCAAGGTCTTTGCAGTCTATGGGATCTTTCTCATCACAGTCAAGTTTATGTTCTTCTCTGGATTCTGTTTCATCAGAGAATATGAACTTGGTGAAGGAAGATTTAGGGGAAAAGAAGAGCTCACGTGGATCTTCTTCTAGTTCACCATCATCTCTGACTAGAAGGAATGGTGAAGCTTCATCGCAAGCATTTCAAGCACAAGGGTATACTAATGGTTCCTCACTCCCGGATGACATAAAGAGCAGTTTGAATGACTTGAGAGGTTTAAATGAGATTGGAGGTGAGGATCCCCCTAGCAATAAAGAGTCGCGGATGCATCCTTTGCAATCGGACTCAGAAAAACCTGCAAGCCTAGCGAAAGCTCCATCAAGAGGAAAATCAGTTAGAACAAGAAGAACCAGCGGACTGATTTCAGGGACAATGAGAATAGGAGAAACATCTAGCAAGCAAACTGATGAAAAGGTTGAGAAGAATGTTAACAATGTTGAGTCAGTATTgaaaaaggataaaatgaaaAGTGGAGAACCAGATCTTCCATTGAAAGGAGTCAATAAGAAAACTCTGGATTCCTATTGTCCTAAGCCTGAGATTAAATTTTCCAATCATCGAACGAGAGACAAGCTAGAACAAACCAAGGATTTGTCTAAGCAAGACTCAGATATTGAGCTTGAGAATACTTGGATGAGCTCAGATGAAAGTGGGGTACCTGAGTTTGTCAATGATTCAGATCTGGATTCTGAAGTAGATAAGAAAGCCAGTGAATTTATAGCTAAGTTCAAAGCTCAAATCAGGCTTCAGAAAATGGGATCTATTGATAGAGCAAAAGAGCAAAAGATCATTGGAAACAAGATTAGGTGA
- the LOC137826634 gene encoding homeobox-leucine zipper protein HAT3-like yields MAEKDDGVGLSLSLSLGVNQQPLKVNHMQHPQHQQQPQPGPINHNTTLFADLFQLPDRSSDVIRGIEVKSTAYCEEDNGISSPNSVVSSVSGSKRNERDDDNAAMVAGERTSCSRGSDDDDGGGGDGGDGDGGRKKLRLTKEQSMVLEETFKEHNTLNPKRKQTLAEELNLKPRQVEVWFQNRRARTKLKQTEVDCDFLKKCCESLTEDNRRLQKEVQELRALKSSPQMYMHMNPPTTLTMCPSCERGHSSSSSSPATVHSSAPTTRKLFGANIRRPVAVNTWPFDGSIPRQ; encoded by the exons ATGGCTGAAAAAGATGATGGGGTTGGGTTGAGTTTGAGTCTGAGTCTGGGAGTGAATCAACAACCTTTGAAGGTGAATCACATGCAGCATCCTCAACACCAACAACAACCCCAACCTGGTCCCATAAATCACAACACAACTCTCTTTGCTGATTTGTTTCAGTTACCAG ATAGGAGCTCCGATGTGATACGAGGAATTGAAGTGAAATCGACGGCGTACTGCGAGGAAGACAACGGCATTTCCTCACCGAACAGCGTGGTGTCGAGCGTTAGCGGCAGCAAGCGGAACGAGAGGGACGATGATAATGCTGCGATGGTTGCCGGAGAGAGGACCTCGTGCTCGCGGGGGAGCGATGATGACGATGGCGGCGGTGGAGACGGTGGAGACGGCGATGGTGGAAGAAAGAAACTGAGGCTGACTAAAGAACAGTCCATGGTTTTGGAAGAAACGTTCAAGGAGCATAACACGCTCAATCCG aAACGAAAGCAAACTTTAGCAGAGGAGTTGAATCTGAAGCCTAGACAAGTAGAAGTGTGGTTTCAGAACAGAAGGGCAAG AACTAAGTTGAAGCAAACTGAAGTGGATTGTGATTTCTTGAAGAAATGCTGTGAGAGTCTAACTGAAGATAATAGAAGATTGCAGAAGGAGGTCCAAGAGCTTAGGGCATTGAAATCATCCCCACAAATGTACATGCACATGAACCCTCCCACCACTCTCACAATGTGCCCCTCTTGTGAGCGTGGTCACTCCTCTTCATCCTCCTCTCCTGCCACCGTCCATTCGTCGGCGCCGACTACTCGCAAACTGTTTGGGGCAAACATCCGGCGGCCGGTGGCGGTCAACACTTGGCCATTTGATGGCTCAATTCCTCGGCAATAA
- the LOC137826628 gene encoding MDIS1-interacting receptor like kinase 2-like isoform X1 — protein MMHFFNSNFHGMSFLLIYVLLFLSSVWELGSASTPSQLQLEANAIINSGWWNLSSLYSHHICSLNRGILCNDAGSVIGITYPCFEGAVQLATLNLSAFKNLESFEVSSCLEGTIPPEIGSLSKLTVIRLFSNALKGEIPFTIGNISKLVVLDLSHNSLQGEIPFTIGNLSKLTGLDLSHNSLQGEIPSTIGNLSKLSGLDLSHNSLQGEIPFTIGNLSKLTGLDLSHNSLQGEIPFTIGNLSKLTGLDLSHNSLQGEIPFTIGNLFKLSSLDLSHNSLQGEIPFTIGNLFKLIGLDLSHNSLQGEIPTTIRNLTQLWSLEISNNYIEGSIPFELSFLKNLDFVNLSYNKINGTLFLSLSNLMNLQILDISHNLLIGSLKLFSNRDFSILKSLDLSYNNFTGPPLFLNAYNVNLSFNNLKGPIPNGLIPDALKGNKGVCSDILNIQTEYQFQPCSVRHKKLTQNQLVIILSITIFLIMAFSLILYLRLNRVAIKEKHARLTKISKNGDLFCIWNYDGSIAYEDIITTTEDFDLKYCIGTGAYGSVYRAQLPSGKIVAVKKLHGFEAEVPTFDESFRNEAKVLSEIKHRHIVKLHGFCLHKRIMFLIYEYMEKGSLFSVLFDDIEAMELDWKKRVNTVKGTAHALSYLHHDCVPPIVHRDISTSNVLLNSNWEPTVSDFGTARFLNLDSSNQTIVAGTIGYIAPELAYTMVVNEKCDVYSFGVVALETLMGKHPKEILSSLQSTSTDDDIKLCEILDQRLPHPTYSILQDIIVIAIVTFACLNPNPCSRPTMKNISHIFLSQLTPFNISLHHISLQQLMSRELTHYLKL, from the exons ATGATGCACTTTTTTAATTCCAATTTCCATGGTATGTCCTTTCTTCTTATTTATGTTTTGCTTTTTCTGAGCTCTGTTTGGGAGTTAGGATCAGCGTCTACACCATCGCAGCTTCAATTGGAAGCAAACGCTATAATCAATAGTGGATGGTGGAATCTGTCGTCATTATATTCACATCATATCTGTTCATTGAATCGTGGTATACTTTGCAATGATGCTGGAAGTGTAATTGGTATCACATATCCGTGTTTCGAAGGAGCGGTTCAATTAGCAACACTAAACCTCTCTGCTTTCAAGAATTTAGAATCCTTCGAGGTCTCCAGCTGTCTAGAAGGGACTATCCCACCTGAAATTGGTAGTCTTTCCAAACTCACTGTTATTCGTTTATTCTCCAATGCTCTTAAAGGTGAAATACCTTTCACAATAGGAAATATTTCCAAACTTGTTGTTCTTGATTTATCTCATAATTCTCTTCAAGGTGAAATACCTTTCACAATAGGAAATCTTTCCAAACTCACTGGTCTTGATTTATCTCATAATTCTCTTCAAGGTGAAATACCTTCCACAATAGGAAATCTTTCCAAACTCAGTGGTCTTGATTTATCTCATAATTCTCTTCAAGGTGAAATACCTTTCACAATAGGAAATCTTTCCAAACTCACTGGTCTTGATTTATCTCATAATTCTCTTCAAGGTGAAATACCTTTCACAATAGGAAATCTTTCCAAACTCACTGGTCTTGATTTATCTCATAATTCTCTTCAAGGTGAAATACCTTTCACAATAGGAAATCTTTTCAAACTCAGTAGTCTTGATTTATCTCATAATTCTCTTCAAGGTGAAATACCTTTCACAATAGGAAATCTTTTCAAACTCATTGGTCTTGATTTATCCCACAATTCTCTTCAAGGTGAAATACCTACCACAATAAGAAATCTAACACAATTATGGAGCCTAGAAATCTCTAACAACTACATTGAAGGCTCCATTCCTTTTGAATTGTCATTCTTGAAAAATCTTGATTTTGTAAATCTATCTTACAATAAAATCAATGGAACCTTGTTCCTTTCACTTTCAAACCTTATGAACCTTCAAATTCTAGACATTTCACATAATCTACTCATTGGTTCCCTAAAACTCTTCTCGAATAGAGATTTTTCAATCTTAAAAAGTCTAGACCTAAGCTACAATAATTTTACTGGTCCACCTCTATTTTTGAATGCCTACAATGTGAACCTTTCCTTCAATAATCTGAAAGGTCCCATACCAAACGGTTTAATTCCAGATGCGTTAAAAGGAAACAAGGGTGTATGCAGCGACATTTTAAATATACAAACCGAATACCAATTCCAACCTTGTTCAGTCCGCCACAAGAAACTAACGCAGAATCAGCTAGTCATAATTCTTTctatcacaatttttttaatcatggCCTTCTcactaattttatatttgagGCTCAATCGTGTTGCAATCAAGGAAAAACATGCAAGGTTAACAAAAATATCTAAGAACGGGGACTTGTTCTGTATATGGAACTATGATGGAAGCATAGCCTATGAAGACATCATTACAACAACGGAAGACTTTGACCTCAAATATTGTATCGGAACAGGTGCATACGGGAGTGTTTATAGGGCTCAACTACCAAGTGGCAAGATTGTTGCGGTGAAAAAACTCCATGGCTTTGAAGCAGAGGTCCCCACATTTGATGAGAGTTTCAGAAACGAAGCCAAAGTATTGTCAGAAATAAAGCATCGACATATCGTTAAGCTCCACGGATTCTGCTTGCACAAAAGAATCATGTTTTTGATATATGAGTACATGGAGAAAGGAAGCTTGTTTTCTGTCTTGTTTGATGACATAGAAGCAATGGAATTGGATTGGAAAAAGAGGGTTAACACAGTAAAAGGCACTGCACATGCTCTTTCATATCTTCATCATGATTGTGTCCCTCCAATAGTGCATAGAGATATATCAACAAGCAACGTGTTGCTTAACTCCAATTGGGAGCCTACTGTTTCTGACTTTGGCACAGCTCGATTTCTCAATCTTGATTCATCCAATCAAACTATAGTTGCTGGAACCATTGGATACATAGCTCCAG AGCTTGCGTATACAATGGTTGTGAATGAAAAGTGTGATGTGTATAGCTTCGGAGTGGTGGCGTTAGAAACCTTGATGGGAAAACATCCAAAGGAAATACTCTCATCACTTCAATCAACTTCTACAGATGATGACATCAAATTATGTGAAATATTGGACCAACGCCTCCCACACCCAACATATTCAATTTTACAAGACATAATTGTCATTGCCATTGTGACTTTTGCGTGCTTAAATCCCAACCCTTGCTCTCGCCCAACAATGAAAAACatttctcatatttttcttAGTCAGCTCACACCATTCAACATTTCTTTACATCATATTTCATTGCAGCAACTCATGAGTCGAGAACTCACCCACTACTTGAAATTGTGA
- the LOC137826628 gene encoding MDIS1-interacting receptor like kinase 2-like isoform X2 has protein sequence MMHFFNSNFHGMSFLLIYVLLFLSSVWELGSASTPSQLQLEANAIINSGWWNLSSLYSHHICSLNRGILCNDAGSVIGITYPCFEGAVQLATLNLSAFKNLESFEVSSCLEGTIPPEIGNLSKLTGLDLSHNSLQGEIPSTIGNLSKLSGLDLSHNSLQGEIPFTIGNLSKLTGLDLSHNSLQGEIPFTIGNLSKLTGLDLSHNSLQGEIPFTIGNLFKLSSLDLSHNSLQGEIPFTIGNLFKLIGLDLSHNSLQGEIPTTIRNLTQLWSLEISNNYIEGSIPFELSFLKNLDFVNLSYNKINGTLFLSLSNLMNLQILDISHNLLIGSLKLFSNRDFSILKSLDLSYNNFTGPPLFLNAYNVNLSFNNLKGPIPNGLIPDALKGNKGVCSDILNIQTEYQFQPCSVRHKKLTQNQLVIILSITIFLIMAFSLILYLRLNRVAIKEKHARLTKISKNGDLFCIWNYDGSIAYEDIITTTEDFDLKYCIGTGAYGSVYRAQLPSGKIVAVKKLHGFEAEVPTFDESFRNEAKVLSEIKHRHIVKLHGFCLHKRIMFLIYEYMEKGSLFSVLFDDIEAMELDWKKRVNTVKGTAHALSYLHHDCVPPIVHRDISTSNVLLNSNWEPTVSDFGTARFLNLDSSNQTIVAGTIGYIAPELAYTMVVNEKCDVYSFGVVALETLMGKHPKEILSSLQSTSTDDDIKLCEILDQRLPHPTYSILQDIIVIAIVTFACLNPNPCSRPTMKNISHIFLSQLTPFNISLHHISLQQLMSRELTHYLKL, from the exons ATGATGCACTTTTTTAATTCCAATTTCCATGGTATGTCCTTTCTTCTTATTTATGTTTTGCTTTTTCTGAGCTCTGTTTGGGAGTTAGGATCAGCGTCTACACCATCGCAGCTTCAATTGGAAGCAAACGCTATAATCAATAGTGGATGGTGGAATCTGTCGTCATTATATTCACATCATATCTGTTCATTGAATCGTGGTATACTTTGCAATGATGCTGGAAGTGTAATTGGTATCACATATCCGTGTTTCGAAGGAGCGGTTCAATTAGCAACACTAAACCTCTCTGCTTTCAAGAATTTAGAATCCTTCGAGGTCTCCAGCTGTCTAGAAGGGACTATCCCACCTGAAATTG GAAATCTTTCCAAACTCACTGGTCTTGATTTATCTCATAATTCTCTTCAAGGTGAAATACCTTCCACAATAGGAAATCTTTCCAAACTCAGTGGTCTTGATTTATCTCATAATTCTCTTCAAGGTGAAATACCTTTCACAATAGGAAATCTTTCCAAACTCACTGGTCTTGATTTATCTCATAATTCTCTTCAAGGTGAAATACCTTTCACAATAGGAAATCTTTCCAAACTCACTGGTCTTGATTTATCTCATAATTCTCTTCAAGGTGAAATACCTTTCACAATAGGAAATCTTTTCAAACTCAGTAGTCTTGATTTATCTCATAATTCTCTTCAAGGTGAAATACCTTTCACAATAGGAAATCTTTTCAAACTCATTGGTCTTGATTTATCCCACAATTCTCTTCAAGGTGAAATACCTACCACAATAAGAAATCTAACACAATTATGGAGCCTAGAAATCTCTAACAACTACATTGAAGGCTCCATTCCTTTTGAATTGTCATTCTTGAAAAATCTTGATTTTGTAAATCTATCTTACAATAAAATCAATGGAACCTTGTTCCTTTCACTTTCAAACCTTATGAACCTTCAAATTCTAGACATTTCACATAATCTACTCATTGGTTCCCTAAAACTCTTCTCGAATAGAGATTTTTCAATCTTAAAAAGTCTAGACCTAAGCTACAATAATTTTACTGGTCCACCTCTATTTTTGAATGCCTACAATGTGAACCTTTCCTTCAATAATCTGAAAGGTCCCATACCAAACGGTTTAATTCCAGATGCGTTAAAAGGAAACAAGGGTGTATGCAGCGACATTTTAAATATACAAACCGAATACCAATTCCAACCTTGTTCAGTCCGCCACAAGAAACTAACGCAGAATCAGCTAGTCATAATTCTTTctatcacaatttttttaatcatggCCTTCTcactaattttatatttgagGCTCAATCGTGTTGCAATCAAGGAAAAACATGCAAGGTTAACAAAAATATCTAAGAACGGGGACTTGTTCTGTATATGGAACTATGATGGAAGCATAGCCTATGAAGACATCATTACAACAACGGAAGACTTTGACCTCAAATATTGTATCGGAACAGGTGCATACGGGAGTGTTTATAGGGCTCAACTACCAAGTGGCAAGATTGTTGCGGTGAAAAAACTCCATGGCTTTGAAGCAGAGGTCCCCACATTTGATGAGAGTTTCAGAAACGAAGCCAAAGTATTGTCAGAAATAAAGCATCGACATATCGTTAAGCTCCACGGATTCTGCTTGCACAAAAGAATCATGTTTTTGATATATGAGTACATGGAGAAAGGAAGCTTGTTTTCTGTCTTGTTTGATGACATAGAAGCAATGGAATTGGATTGGAAAAAGAGGGTTAACACAGTAAAAGGCACTGCACATGCTCTTTCATATCTTCATCATGATTGTGTCCCTCCAATAGTGCATAGAGATATATCAACAAGCAACGTGTTGCTTAACTCCAATTGGGAGCCTACTGTTTCTGACTTTGGCACAGCTCGATTTCTCAATCTTGATTCATCCAATCAAACTATAGTTGCTGGAACCATTGGATACATAGCTCCAG AGCTTGCGTATACAATGGTTGTGAATGAAAAGTGTGATGTGTATAGCTTCGGAGTGGTGGCGTTAGAAACCTTGATGGGAAAACATCCAAAGGAAATACTCTCATCACTTCAATCAACTTCTACAGATGATGACATCAAATTATGTGAAATATTGGACCAACGCCTCCCACACCCAACATATTCAATTTTACAAGACATAATTGTCATTGCCATTGTGACTTTTGCGTGCTTAAATCCCAACCCTTGCTCTCGCCCAACAATGAAAAACatttctcatatttttcttAGTCAGCTCACACCATTCAACATTTCTTTACATCATATTTCATTGCAGCAACTCATGAGTCGAGAACTCACCCACTACTTGAAATTGTGA